Proteins encoded in a region of the Nicotiana tomentosiformis chromosome 9, ASM39032v3, whole genome shotgun sequence genome:
- the LOC104098143 gene encoding uncharacterized protein At3g27210: MGSCVSVHKDSESAMKIRLVFGSSKTDKLVTPSPLNKNDTKVSDLQLKSQTPAVTTFPDFGSKEETFFDSQPWLDSDCEDDFLSVNGDFTPSRGNTPVHHLARNLTGNRTPAYFQQSSPTDKKKRLSELFEESLRSDQDQNGQNAEEKQNGTNTKKETASTGAQLPPRSTPGTPYASVCSSERTPSGLLKSDVKTSKSAQCCLPRLLSSRSFNGRRSRMSPARNVG; the protein is encoded by the exons ATGGGTTCATGTGTTTCAGTGCACAAAGACTCTGAATCAGCCATGAAAATTCGTCTTGTTTTTGGTTCTTCCAAAACTGACAAGCTTGTCACTCCTTCACCTCTCAACAAAAATGATACCAAAGTCTCTGATCTTCAACTCAAATCTCAAACTCCTGCTGTTACTACTTTTCCTGACTTTG GTAGCAAGGAGGAGACCTTCTTTGATTCCCAGCCTTGGTTGGATTCAGATTGTGAAGATGACTTCTTAAGCGTGAATGGAG ATTTTACGCCATCCCGTGGAAATACACCTGTTCATCACTTAGCTAGAAATTTAACAGGGAACAGAACCCCTGCTTATTTTCAGCAATCATCCCCAACGGATAAAAAGAAGAGATTATCTGAACTTTTCGAAGAAAGCTTGAGAAGCGATCAGGACCAAAATGGGCAAAATGCTGAAGAAAAACAAAATGGTACAAATACTAAAAAAGAAACTGCGTCAACTGGTGCTCAACTTCCTCCAAGATCCACACCTGGGACACCTTATGCGTCTGTGTGTAGTAGCGAAAGAACACCCAGTGGACTGTTAAAATCTGACGTCAAAACGTCAAAGTCAGCACAATGTTGTCTTCCAAGGTTGCTCTCAAGTCGTAGCTTTAACGGAAGGAGGAGTAGAATGAGTCCTGCGCGTAATGTTGGCTGA